From Vanessa cardui chromosome 29, ilVanCard2.1, whole genome shotgun sequence, a single genomic window includes:
- the LOC124541934 gene encoding uncharacterized protein LOC124541934 has protein sequence MSWLTASYHKEIEKHRDTKDEQVQTEIDQKRNAIVRKSLEILEITDLESGTDLEVTFEKNLDFTESEQEDYQTPNDFLEPLNEAVTEQIDQLISKLGDCVEPSE, from the coding sequence ATGTCGTGGCTCACGGCTTCCTATCACAAGGAAATAGAAAAGCACAGAGATACCAAAGATGAACAGGTCCAAACGGAAATAGATCAGAAACGAAACGCGATTGTCAGGAAGTCTCTGGAAATCCTCGAAATAACAGACCTGGAGAGCGGTACCGATCTAGAAGTAACCTTCGAGAAGAATCTAGACTTCACTGAGTCGGAACAAGAGGATTACCAAACGCCAAACGATTTCTTGGAGCCGTTAAACGAGGCTGTCACAGAGCAAATAGATCAGCTGATCTCAAAGTTGGGAGACTGTGTCGAGCCATCGGAGTAG